ctgttcttttcctttttttttttcaagtcagcCACATTTGGTGTACTGCATTTTGGAGAAGGGAGCAGCTGCTCTCAGCTGCCTCTGCACATCTGGGGAGGGATCCCTGTGCTGGTGGCAGGCCAGTAAGGTCAGTCTGCCCTCCAGCACACTGCTTATCTGACAGCCCTCAGCTCCCAGCAGCCGGCCACTGCACACAGGCCTTGAGAGTCCAGCTCAGCCCCAAAGAGCTGCAGGGCCGTGAGCAAGTGAGCTGACTGTGCCGTCTCATTCTTCAGTCCTCCATCTACCTCCCCATCAGACATTGTCATAATAGCCACAGCATACCGccatgaacaagacagacacgCTGCCTGCCCTCACGATGCTGCCTTTCTAGTGGGGAAGtcaaaaacagttttaagtgGCAACAAATGCAATGAAAAAATCAAGGTAACATAACAGAATGATGGGGAAGGGAGACAGAACGTGCGGCCAAATGGACAAAGAAGGCCTCTGGCAAGAGGCGACATCTGAGTTGAGACCTCAGTGACAAGAAGCCAGAGTCTTCCTAGGCCAAGGGAACAGTGAGAGTGCAGGGTAAGAAGCTCGGTGACCTCAGGTCACGCACAGGAGCAGTGTGAACAAAGCGCCACGAGGGAGGGGATGGTGGTGGGCTGGAGGGAGGGCACGGGGCTTTTATCCCAAgggcaatgggaagccactgatTTTCAGCAAAGGAGTGATACAATCTGATTTCTGGTTTAAAAAGATATGACTGATGTGTGGTTAAATAGCTTGTGGTGTTAGTCCATCAAACAATCAACAGAAATGTAATACCTCCCAGCAGGGCTGTTGAGAGCATGAAATGAGATGTCTGTAGAGCAtatggcacatagcaggtgctcaataaatgttagcatcCTTTATAATTCTCTGGAAAAACATCCTTAGAAGTCGTCTCACTAGGCTGACTCAGAAATGAGCAAACTAGAGTTAAATCATCCAAGTTCCAATGGCCAATCAGTGCCAGGGTTGTGGATGGAGGTCAGCCACCAGGTGGACGTGCAGCTTGGGCAAAGGACTTCACCCTGAGCTCCAGGTACAGGCACCCGAACACATGAGATAACAAATACCCACCTTACGGAATTCAGTGCGATGTGTTTCAAGAAGCTGCAGATTGTATATTGCAAATGCCCCAAATTAAATGATAGTCATTATTGCTGTTATTCTGCCCTCTTTTTCTAGCCTCACTCACCACTAGCTCATGTGCTTCAGAGCGTTTCATACCTAATTTGAATTGAGAAAGTACGGTTTCCTAAAAAGAGTGAAAGTAGGATGAAAGAAAACCCTCCAGATATTTTGAGTTCTCTGTCTAGCCACCTCTGCTGTtgagacttcatcaaaattcattactaaaaataaagcataagtCTTCTGATTCTTTTTCCAATGTGTTTTTAACTAATGCTTGGAATTACGGACATTTAAGGTATTGCAAAGGCCACGGTGATGGGTGACTCTCGAGACTCTCGAGAGTGGACAAGGTCACAGCACTGTTCCATCAGAGGCAGAGGGCGAGTCAGGCGGGGAGGAGATGCAAATTGTTCATGAGAAGTCCAAGTCAGAGGCAGTTTTATTAAAGAACAAAGGATGCAAATTGCACTTTTCCCAAAAGGCCATACCTGGGGTTGTCCGTGCTAGAAGGAGGCCCTCTCTTCTCTGATGTTTCTGAAGTCGCCTCCCCTTCCAAACTCTGATTCTCGGCAGCCACTTCAGCAGGAGCTGGGAGTTCAAGCATTTCCTCATCTTGCTGCTTGGTACTACAAGTGTCTGTCCTGTCCTCTGGAACCACTGTTCCAATGGCCTGGGGCTGACAGGATGGGGCCTGGCTCACAGGCTGCAGAAAGGCATCGAGCTTCTGTTCCCGGGAATCTGTGCGGACCATCTGGTGGGCATAGAGCTTGTTGCCACTTCCAGAAGCAGACGTGAGGGTCACACCTGTTGAGGATTTAACCACCTCCCCAGAGGGGCCAGCAAGACTTGGCAGTAAAGTCTGTGtcaaaaaagaagacagaggGAAGATTCAGAATACGAGGTACAGAAGGCCAGGTCCCAAAATGGAGCAGTACTGAAGAAAGAAGCTAGAACCTGGTAAAATCATCATTATAGAATTATTATGTAACTGATCTAAATCTGaagtataaaattaaagatacacaaatataaaattcaaaacttcagCAAAATCTTTGTAATCTTAAAACTggtttgaaatggaaatattcgCATAAAGTTCTCATATTTTTGGAGTTTTTTCCTGCCAtaagaggattttatttttttattgtagtaaaatatacataacccaaaattttccatgtgattagttttaagtatacatttctgtggcattaagtacattcacactgttgtgcaaccatcaccaccattcatctccagaactttttcatcctcccaaactgaaactctgtgtcCACTAAACAGTAGCTCACCATTCTCCCCTCttgcccagctcctggcaaccaccattctactgtttgtttttaaatatatatacttcttAGCTCTGTCCACTGGAAAGGCCTAGAAGCAAGGACCACCCGGTAGCAATGAGGAACCTCTGGTCACAGATTATGGTCTCTAAATACCACTCCTCACTACAATATAtcagagctccttggagaagtgGCCAATTTCGGGGCTTGGACTGGGAAAGTACATAGTGAACCGACAATATCTTGCCATgccagaaacaaagaaatgaccAAAGACTAATGGAAGTGGGCCAAAAGGACAAGAACACCATCAGCTTGAAGGGGCTACCATTGGTTTAGATGGgataatttgagcatcaaaaagaaaaatgacaatagtTGGTTAAATTATATTACTTTGTTACCAGCTATgacaaaataatgagaaaaagaaaaagatggggagggaggaagagtgaggaagagacagaaagagaaaggcaaatgtcaTTAAACATCACTGGACAGTGCTAGAACACCAACTCATTCCTTTGCAAATGGATAACTGAAGGGACAGAATTCAGCATTTATTCTTACTTTCTACCATGAAGTGTATTTCAGGATAAACCACATAGCTCCAACAAATGAGGAAAAGTTATTCTACACAGAGGAATTAattaacacagaagaaaatgataCAATCGGAAAATCATAATCTTGCGATCTTAATGAAATGACTGATGCAGGTAATGGCTATCCACGGATGGTGAAACCATTGAGCTAAGTATCAGTGGGGATCATCACAATGAAGGAATCAGGCTGTGACCAGCTGAATCACCAAAATGACATAACAAGTAAATATGCACCTCCTGCTGGGATGTGATAGAAAGTACATGGCATCATCTACCCAGAATTCtcgcaaaacatttttttaatctgaatatCATCATGCCTCTAGATCTAATTTCCAGGTTATAGAAAACATGGAGGATTGCAATAAGTTAAATGACACCAAGAAGAAGCAATCAGCCCATCTGAGATGTGTAATATTTTACAGGAAACCTTTACAATAAGCCAAcgggaacaacaaaaaaaggtagGTAGGGTGACTTCTAGTTCAAAGACacttaaaaaagatttaaaagacatATGAGTAACAACCACACATAATGAGAAACTTAACCGGATACACATTTGAACAAAGCTGCTATATAAAAGGATCGTTTCTGGACAACTGGGACATTTGAATGTGGACTGGATAGTAAAtgatattattactattaattttattaggtATAAAAGGACATTAGgttatacaataaaaaaatatttttaaatacataataaagtactaagtaaaaaataaatacctggAATATGCTTTAAAACACTCCTTTCCTCACCCCCAagtaggagagggagagaaaaaacaaacatggtaAAATGTTGATGGTTAAAACTGGGTGATAGGTACGTGGGTATTTGTTGTGTGATCTACTTTTATGTGTTTAGAAATATTcaataataaagaattaaataataaaagatagcAACTTtgctcaaaaaggaaaaaaccttTCCTCGTGGACAATTTAAAACCCTTGCAATGTATTTACTTCATTTGCCTATGCAATACCCACAGGTGGGTTTTAGGAAGCAGAAATTTACTACTTTGCAGCCAGTAATTTTAAAGCCCAGAAAAGTGAAATAGCTTGTCCAATATACCTGCGTTGGAACAAACTGCAGGCATCGCCAGGGCTCCTGATTTCATACCAAATGGCTGCACTGCAAACCAGGGCTTTTGCTGTACTGGCCCGGGGCCGCAGAGTGCAAGGCACAAGCTGGGAGCAGGCAGCTGACTCCAAGGCCAAACAGTCGGGCCGGGGTGGCCTGCCGTGGGCAGGGGCAGCAGGTATTGTGAGGACGCCACAGAAGCAGGGACAGCAGTGGGTGGCAGGTCCTCTGCCACACTgcgtccccagggcccagcccctcCACAGTGCCCTGTGTACTGCCTGTAGGACCGGCCTCGTCCTGTACATCTCCGAGGGAGGAGCACACATGGAAGAGGCGCCCCATTGTGTTTCAGAGAGCTCGTCTTCCTAGGAAGTCGGTCTAAGGTCCCAGatgcaggcagagggagcagtcAGGCCTTATGACTCCAGGCCCACAGATAACATGACAATACCTTCAGTTAGGTTCAAAGACGGAAATGGTGCTCAAAGAAATACCAAAGTTATACCTGGAAAGAGCCTTACAGCAACAGGCAAACACCTGGGTTCTCACGTCTGATGGGCTACATTTTAAAGGTGGCAAAGGCACCAGAGAAAGAGCAGGGGGACAGCACCCTCACCTGGGTGAAGTACATCCTGGAGGAGTTGGCACCCAGGAGCTTGCTCTCTATGTGCTGCTGCACTCGCTCCAGGATGCTGTCCTCGTGCAGGAAGTGAACTTCATGCTTCGTGGGGTGCACATTGACATCCACGTTCTGGGGGCTGATTTCCAAACTGGCCGGGGAAAAAGAGAACAATGACCTCAGATGGCAGGTGATGGGGGAAACATTCACACATGTTGTACGTGGCGGCCAAAAGACTTGGGGAGGCCAAAATGACACAGTGGTTAGAACTTCAAGATCAAACCTGAGTGATCTGCATTCAAAAGCTGCTGCTGCTACTTAAAGAGCTGTGTAGCTATGTACTATGTATAAATTACatcatctttctttgtctcagtttcttcatttgtaaagtggggattAAATTCATGGAAAGCACTCTGCAAGTAACTGCCACATTTATTATATGTCAGCTGTTATTATCATTCCAGAACTAGTGGAATTTCTTATTATGTGACTAGGGTAAGTCACTTAACGTCACAAcatcacttttctcatctgtacccATGAATCTATCCCCCCcttatttttcagtattatatGAGGATCAAAACAAGAATACATGTGAGAAAACTTTCTATCGTTAAAATGCAATACAAAAGTCAGTTTAGAGGCTGTGCCAGCTATCAACTTACTGCCTCAGCTCCAACTCCACCTTTCCTTGGTTGCTCTGTGATAACAGAGCTTTGTAATGTGAACCTTTGTCAGTAGAGGGCGCGGGGAGGActtgggaggaggaaggagttTATCTACCAGGTTTGTTTCTTCCTGGTTCAGGGACAAGCTGTTATTCACCTTTGTTTCACCACATGGGGGCTCTGGGTGCGATTCTGCTACAGGAGGGAGCAAATGAAGGCACACTGCGCCCTTGACCTGTGAGAAGGGACAGGACCTATCCTTTCGCTAGTGCTGTACGGGATTCACTCCGATCAGGCTGTTAGCAAGCCCATCTCTTTCAAGGGCAGCAGAATAGAATGTCTGTTCCTTGTGAGTCTTAGGTGAGGAGTCTGGTACTGCATTACCTGAGGTACAGGAACGGGTGTGTGTTTTTGGGCAAATATGCTGCATACACGGTTTCAATGGCTTTTCTTAAGGAAGTTGACTCTACCAGACGATCTAAAAAAATGGAAGTAACCAGTTAAAGACTGTCCTGAGGGGTGAGGTGACAGGTGACACTTGTACCGTGCCATGAAATCACCTCAGGAAGAATGCCTCTGAAGTGATACTCACATCAGACTACCAGGAAGGAAGGGTCCCCATTACCTGCAGCATCTTCCTACAGGTATGGGGCTCTCTCCTCTCGCCCACGTAGCAGAAACAAGACTGGGCAGTAAATTCTGCCTCCCCACTTTCCTTCCCCCGTCAGCCCGGGTGGACTACCTTTGCCCTTGCTGTGCAGTGGGCAGTATGACATCAGCTCTCAGACTTCATTCTGCAAATACACACATGTGTCATGTGCTGGGAGGATAGGCTGGTGAATAAACTAATTCAAACTCCAAGTGGTAAGCATTACTAGAGAGATGTATGTGCTAAATGTTGAGAGGAAGGACCAACTACCTATGCTCGGGGACTTCCAGCTGTGGGGTATCCAAACTGAGACAAGAAGGATAAAGAGGTGTCCAGGCGTGTCAGGCAGTACAAGTATCTGCATGTATGTTGAAGGTAATTTCGGAAATGAGGCAGATTTGCGGGAGTGGAAAACAATAAAAGCTGGGAGAGGTAAGACTAAAATCAGAGGAAGATCTATTTTCAGATAAcacagctttcctttctccccagacAGATGACCTGCTGACGATCTGCTGTCCTGTGTCGGTGTAGCCAAGGTAGGTcacatctttttatttccaatgaGGAGAGTGGCTGTGATTTTATCAGTAGGGAAACTATTATTCTCTGAGTGCTCACTACATCAACAGCCCCCTCAATAACGTCACTGTATTCTACACCACGTGTCCTGACCACACAGGCCTGGAGCAGGTGTGGGCATCTGACAAAAGGACAGCTGGAGCCCCTCTGCTGAGATTTCTGAACTTGCGACATGCCAAAGGAGTGTTCTTTGTCCCTGCTATCTGAGTGAGTCTGCAGAGTGTGTAGATAACTGAACGACACGCACAAGAGTCTGACCTCTCTTGGCTCCTGGAAACTTGGCATCAGGACCCGATTAGCTAATGTTAACGCGGAGCCTGTATGGTAATCAGCCCCACCAGAAGCAGGGATGTGAGCTACTCCGATGGCACTTACTGATCTTTGCTTTGTCTGTTTTATAGCCAACACATGTGTTACAAAGCAGTTATTCTTTACggttaggaaaaaacaaatgaaaaacattttgagcCTTGACTAAAGCAAGCTTTGTTATGTATCAGGCTTAACTCCTTCTAATGAAGTAGGGAAAGACCCTGCTAATGTAAATCCGTTTAACAGAGTGTGTCTATAAAATACTGGCTCTCTCCTCACTGTTTCCATATTGCTTTGAACtgctgtaaaatatatataacttggGACATTTATAGTTGGTTGGCACTGTAAGTGGAAGGGGGGGTACTATACCATTTCCAACagcaagtaaacaaaacaaaaattataaaatatatgaattgctttaaataataaaggtaaaggatctatatgataaaaatgataagAACTGAACAAATGGAGAGATGCATCTTGTTTCTGCATAGATAATGAAAAACTGTCAGACTGTGGTTGGGATTATTTGTTGTTGCCCTGTTACTGTCTCTCAAAACCgtataatatgtaattaaataaaatgaagtattaatAGAACGCACGATAGTATTTGCTTAATAGTCAGCAATCATGTAAACACTATGTCAGCAGTGTCCAGAGATAGAGACTGGAAAGAAATCTGAGACAAATCCGAATGTATTTAGTTAATTTCCTCCCTGATTTTCAGTACTATTCTTTGTTATCATAAATAACtctcattcattaaaaagaaaactcaagggGCTTAGcattcaatttctttcctttaataacATTGCCTGTACCCAAGGTACCCCTCTCCCTGTGTCCTGCTGTGTCATTTGAAATGGGACCTTCATTTAAGGGGAGAACGAAGGCCTGCGTAGGGCCTGCTTGGAGAGGCTCTGATGCCAGCAGGCGACAAAGACATGCTGGCTCCCAGGGGCCTGTCGCACCCTTTGCAGGCTCCCTTAGAGCAACAGCAGTTGGCCAGCAATAAGCGCGTCTCAGAGGGCTGAGCAGACTTAGGCCAAATTATAAATGCCTCCTAATCAAACCACATTTTGGCATGAGGTGTTCCTGTGTGTAATCAAACGCATGCATTAGGAATTTTCCATGGTCCCACAGAATCCCTGGGGGATAGATTTCCCCACTTGGTTCTTTTTCACTTACGGTTGATGAACAGTAAGAAGATGCACTTCTTCACTGAGTAGTTTGCATTGGATATGTAGCCATTCATTCTGAAGCCTAGCGTTTTATCCTCACACCCAACTTCTATCAATTCTCTGgttggaaaagagaaattttgaGGCTCTTGAATATACTGGAAAATTCAAATGTTATAAAGAATCAGAGTTGGAAAAATCAGAGCTCCTTCCCATAAACTAACTGCCAAATGAGGGCCCCAGAGATGGTTTGTTGAGGTCTTCTGGGCCCACCCATTAGTTCATCTCCCTGTCCAACCACTCACCAtctgtctgtccgtccatccatccattcatccatccacttaCCCACCTAGTCAGTGTTTTCAAGCACTTAATGCTATATGCCAAGCACTTCTCTAATTGCTAGGACATAATGACAGGTCCAAGCTCTGAAACTATTTTGCTGAAACTTATGTGTATCTTAGTAACTATATCCCAACCATGGGATTCCCAAAAAACTCATCTCTGCTGAATCCCTTACTATAACGAATCTATGGCAACGGGGCTGCCCAAGGTGTGTTTAAGAGATCAGTTTAACAGGTGAAAGGAGATCCTCATACAAGCCACACCCATTTCTGCCTGTGGGCCATCCTGAGTGCGGGTCCCTCAGCAGGCAAAGCTCCCAGTATCAGCTAATGAACTCCTTACCCCTCACACCTCAGGAATTACTTCTGCAAAGGGTCTTCTCTGACTGACCCCTCCCCATCCCAAGTTTCTCCCATTGTGCCTTGTAGTTTTTCTTTGTGGCGCCTAGCACAATCCCAATGAATGACATGATTATTTCACGTGTCTTTCCAACTAGAATATGAGTCCTCTGAGAGCAAGAATCATTTCTGCTTTATTCCCTACTATGCATCTCTACCACACAGCCCAGCACCCAGCAAACAGCAGGTACTCAGTAAGCATTTGCCAATGTATGGTGGAAGCTTTTCATGCAGTAATATGAGCTCTGAGTATCTGAGCAGAGGGTACAGCTTGCAGTGTGTCCCATACACCATCAACCAGCAGAcactttctttccaaaatgtctcAAGGGGTGGTGTTCTGGCAATACGCTTTGGGTATGCTGCTCTGTGGGATTTCTAATCTCTTACAGTCCCTAGAAATTTCATAACAACTAATTCTGAGTCTTATAATTTAGTCAAGAAGCTCTTAAAAGTTTCACTGTATAAAAGAGCTCCCTCCTTGCTCTGGgagcacaatttaaaacaattaattcaGTAACACTTAATTAGTAAGAAAAGGGTAATTAAAAGCAGACTGACTGTTCCCTAGTTAGACACTTGGTTTTGCTCAAATAATAATTTGTCCTTCAAAGTAGAAAACTGGGTTCTGGGACTACTGCTGCTGCTTTTAAGTTTATTGGAAAAAGGGAAGTCAGAAGCTATCTCATCATCTGTGTATCCCTAGCACCTGGTACCTGCCGGGCATATAGAAGGGTCTTAGTATTCTCCCCTTCAAATGATGACATAGGCATTTTGGGCTTTGTAAAGTCCTGAGATTTACCTAGGAATCTGATAGACATGGTGGTTTTGGTGGTAGTGGAAACAGTGGCAGAAGGGAGTGCCATGAAGAATCTATAATGTAAGCAATTTCCCCTCTTACGCTTTCCTTGACAATGAAGATTGGGTGACACTCATAAATCTGCTTGCCACCATATAGGGAAGTCTTTGGGGACAGgaaatactgtatttgtctttacATCCTTAACTTCTGGCACACAGCCTAGAATATGGGAGGcaattaataaatgttgaatgataaTAAATGAAATCCTAAAGTGATGATAACGGAAATGTAAGGAAAAGAGGGAGCATTGGAGGATGAAAGAATTCTACTACACTACAAATATTTTGAAGACAGAGACCTAGAGAGAACACACTGACTTATAGCCAGACCATCTAGGAGATAACATAAAGCCAAGAAGTATCAGTGACATGAAATAATGACTCGATTAACAAATCTGAAGCATGACAACAAGACTGCATATTTGATTAAAGCAAACTCTTAAGGCAGGTGCTATCTGATCTAAAATAACGTGAGGGAAtgtggaagattttttttaatctaagttcTCAACATACCGGCTAACAGCATTTCCAAAGATGGAACGAATGTTGTCCATAGTCGTGGCATTGGGCAGTGTTCTAACATCAGCTACTGTCTCACCTTGCTgataaatagaagagaaaatacaacTTACTGTCTCATAGTTGTAATTGAAACATCATAACCTTATCTCCACAAGAGAACTATAAAAAATCCTTCTTTTATAATACATAACCACCCCCTATGAATCAATAACTTACCTTTTTAACTGAGAAACTAATGCCTGAATTGTGTATTGAATacctgacaaagaaaaaaaagacaaaacagaacaaTAAGCAAAGAGCGGCCAAATGCACAATACGTGTCAGAGCCCCCTTTCAGTTACATAAATTGGTGGAGTTAAGTGATATAAACAAAGATATatgcaaacaaaaatatcttcatCTATCATATCTTACCCTCAGGAAAATAAGCCAGCATAGACTTCAGGGAGATATCATTGCTAAAATATGGTTGAATCAAACCAAAAACAGGGTTCCACTTTGCATCTATAGATTGCTAACTAGACTCAATAGCTCAATACAACTACCTccagttttattttcacaaaCTCAAAATGTCTGGGTTACCTCAAGGACATCTTGGGAACCTCGCTGTAACAATCCCTGCAGTCTTTTTATTCTCCCTTAGAGACCCTCAATACAGACCCTCCCCTGACTCTTCCTCGAGCAGGGTCACTGCATTAGATCTCTGAAGCCTCCCTGGTTCTTGTCCTCCCCCAGGAGCAACTGTCcatgcttctttctctttggtGAGTCACCCTAGCCTTCCAGTAGATTTATTTTGGGCTCAAGTTAACCAGAGTCAATTTGGTTTGCTTGTCATCGAAGAACCCTCACTGATACAGAGACCAACTGCTCTCTCCTGGGAACATGAGTGAACTCCCAGAATTAGTGACTAAACCCTGACCAGATACAATTTGTGGGCCAGCACTGCTGGAGTCCAGGTAGCTCAGCAACCACTGTCAGTTCACACGCACTGGGACACATTCCTTTGGCGAGAGATCTCAGAGACCCACACCCAGATTCGGGACTGTACCTGCCAACGACTTCCAAAATCTTCCCATACTCTTCACTtggattttttaaagctttcctcCTCGTGGGTATGTTGTAAAAAAGGTCCTCCACCTGAACAGAAGATTGAGTTTTCTTGTAATTTCATAGAAGTATGTGGAAATAAAGACCCAAGCTGTCCACGTAAAGCTGGGTCTTAATGCAGAGAATCCAACTATATTTATCAACAGCCGGTTCTAAGCACTAATTGGGGCGAGGGAGTGAGAGATACGGCAGCCTtaacaaaggagagaaagggtGTTTTTCCTGCCTTCCGCATCCATTCACTGATTTCTCAAATGGGTACTGGGGGCTATCTTTATGCCAGGCTCTTCACTTTGTACAagaaatatggaaacaaataaaGCACAATCTTGCCCAGCACGACTTGGTGGGGCAAACCTAAATTTACAATTATGACATCTCAGGGCATTCAAACATAACTTTTCAAACTAAGAATTACAAAATTTCTGAGATCATTTGGGGTTTTTGGAAATCAGCTGCGGTCCCCTGGCACAGGAGCCCTCTTAACGTGCCCTTCAAAGCACACGTTGGTTCCTGCCTCCTACCAGCCTCGTCATGCCCAGGACTTCGTTTCAGGAGAATGTGCTCTAGTTAGGGCTGGAGGTGGAAGGTGGGATGCATAACATGACAGTGGGGTACTTTATGTGACCACAGAATGGGAAGAGACCAAATGTAACACCACAGAAACAAGGGAGCAGAAAGGACTTTCTCCTGAATAGTGACGCAATCACATTCCTCAAACACCCTTTGAGTGGGCAGGAATTCTTTACTctgtttgacagatgagaaaagtgaggttaCGGGACATTAAACAACTTGCATCTGGACACACAACCACTGAGTGGCAAGGCTGGGATTCTAACTCACGTCTTCTAGAGCCACGCTTAAGGTTCTTTCAATGCCAACTACCCTGCCGTGATTTCtgccacccccccaaaaaaatctccTAGCCTCTTTAAAAAAGATAAGGGAGTGGACAGCCTATCATGCCACAAAAGCCAATAATCATTTCTCTTGCTTAGCAGGTGATACCTTAGGGCTTCTATTAACTAGTAGggatttattttactattactttaaaagttcagagataatttttttcagtatttatacAAAGCTCTTTTTCAACAATTTACCCTCCCATGTACCATTCTTACCGTGATCTGGGTCCCCTGATTGCCCGCACATGGTTTAGGAGGAGCCTTCAGCTTTCCATCGGAGTAATTTGCTCTAATCAGGAAATATAAGCGATATTAATATCtaaatagaaacagaatagaTACTTATCCaaagggtaaaaaagaaaattataccaaCAATAGGTTAAAATACATGCATGTCACATATTGTCTTAAttatcattttcctctttattttcccaCTACACTACTTGCATACCATTCTAAttggatacaaaaaaaaaaaaaaaaaaatctctgttcttCTAGCAAATGTTGCTTTTTAATTCTTGAGTTCTGAGCTACAGAGAATAGTTTTGCCAGTGTCTAAGTAAAGTTTTTTTCAGTAATTCTGTGATCTTTTATTGAAGGACTACCACGCATCAGCCCTAGAATGAAGGCAGGAACAGTGGGCCAAGTGATCTAGAGAAGGAAACATTCAGCCTGGGTTAAGTGTGGTAGGGTGAAAGTGTCACAGAAGAGGTGACAATTCATGTGGGCTCAAGGGAGCAATACTTTCAGGTGGAGAGAGCATGAAAGACTGtccaagaagagaaaaacagaaacaaaagcataGAAGCTTTAGAATACGTGGCCGCTGGGGATGTGTGGCGAGAAGAGGCTGCAAGGTGGACTGAGGGCTCACTGGGAGGGCGCCGGCTGCTGTGAGAGTGACTGCATTCATCTGGCCATGGCAGGGGAGCCATCAGAGGCCCCCAAGAGGGGCCTACCGCCATCCcagaggtgaagaaactgaagtgtGTCCCAGGCTGTACAGAAAGACATTAACTCACACATCTCCCCACTTTGAGAGAAGGGATTCTAATCATATCAGCCTCCCCAGATCCCAGGGTAATTCTAAATCACAAACTCCTCTAGCATCAGGGCTGTGTACTTGGAAAAGCTCCATCTTCCACTATTTTACTCATTTGTCTGATGAAGAAGACTGGGAAGCAGGCAGAACTGTCCCTGTTGAAGTGATTTTCTATATTAACTCCAAAAAAatctgtgataaaaaaaaattctcttttggGGGCCTGAATTAGGTACTCCTACTTGTCCTCCACTAGTGAATGGCCAGTGCTTATAAAAACAAAGATGTGATTTTTGATTCCTTGAATCTGCTTTTGTGC
This Rhinolophus sinicus isolate RSC01 linkage group LG10, ASM3656204v1, whole genome shotgun sequence DNA region includes the following protein-coding sequences:
- the MLH1 gene encoding DNA mismatch repair protein Mlh1 isoform X2, coding for MSLVAGVIRRLDETVVNRIAAGEVIQRPANAIKEMIENCLDAKSTSIQVVVKEGGLKLIQIQDNGTGIRKEDLDIVCERFTTSKLQSFEDLANISTYGFRGEALASISHVAHVTITTKTADGKCAYRANYSDGKLKAPPKPCAGNQGTQITVEDLFYNIPTRRKALKNPSEEYGKILEVVGRYSIHNSGISFSVKKQGETVADVRTLPNATTMDNIRSIFGNAVSRELIEVGCEDKTLGFRMNGYISNANYSVKKCIFLLFINHRLVESTSLRKAIETVYAAYLPKNTHPFLYLSLEISPQNVDVNVHPTKHEVHFLHEDSILERVQQHIESKLLGANSSRMYFTQTLLPSLAGPSGEVVKSSTGVTLTSASGSGNKLYAHQMVRTDSREQKLDAFLQPVSQAPSCQPQAIGTVVPEDRTDTCSTKQQDEEMLELPAPAEVAAENQSLEGEATSETSEKRGPPSSTDNPRKRHREVSDVEMVEDESRKEMTAACTPRRRIINLTSVLSLQEEINERGHETLREMLHNHSFVGCVNPQWALAQHQTKLYLLNTTKLSEELFYQILIYDFANFGVLRLSEPAPLFDLAMLALDSPESGWTEEDGPKEGLAEYIVEFLKKKTEMLADYFSLEIDEGEGPRHKEQLNAPVPASQ
- the MLH1 gene encoding DNA mismatch repair protein Mlh1 isoform X3; this translates as MSLVAGVIRRLDETVVNRIAAGEVIQRPANAIKEMIENCLDAKSTSIQVVVKEGGLKLIQIQDNGTGIRKEDLDIVCERFTTSKLQSFEDLANISTYGFRGEALASISHVAHVTITTKTADGKCAYRANYSDGKLKAPPKPCAGNQGTQITVEDLFYNIPTRRKALKNPSEEYGKILEVVGRYSIHNSGISFSVKKQGETVADVRTLPNATTMDNIRSIFGNAVSRELIEVGCEDKTLGFRMNGYISNANYSVKKCIFLLFINHRLVESTSLRKAIETVYAAYLPKNTHPFLYLSLEISPQNVDVNVHPTKHEVHFLHEDSILERVQQHIESKLLGANSSRMYFTQTLLPSLAGPSGEVVKSSTGVTLTSASGSGNKLYAHQMVRTDSREQKLDAFLQPVSQAPSCQPQAIGTVVPEDRTDTCSTKQQDEEMLELPAPAEVAAENQSLEGEATSETSEKRGPPSSTDNPRKRHREVSDVEMVEDESRKEMTAACTPRRRIINLTSVLSLQEEINERGHETLREMLHNHSFVGCVNPQWALAQHQTKLYLLNTTKLSEELFYQILIYDFANFGVLRLSEPAPLFDLAMLALDSPESGWTEEDGPKEGLAEYIVEFLKKKTEMLADYFSLEIDEATLQFYHPSCPLLFPG